A portion of the Macaca mulatta isolate MMU2019108-1 chromosome 4, T2T-MMU8v2.0, whole genome shotgun sequence genome contains these proteins:
- the LOC100424348 gene encoding LOW QUALITY PROTEIN: HLA class I histocompatibility antigen, alpha chain G (The sequence of the model RefSeq protein was modified relative to this genomic sequence to represent the inferred CDS: inserted 1 base in 1 codon), with protein MXVMAPGTLLLLLSAALALTETWAGSHSLRYFSAGTSRPGRGEPRFISVGYVDDTQFLRFDSDAASPRMEPRAPWAEQEGPEYWEEQTGLAKNITQFFRVGLGNLRGYYNQSEAGSHTLQWIYGCDLGPDGRLLRGYHQFAYDGKDYIALNGDLRSWTAADTAAQITQRKWEAAREAEQMRAHLEGTCVEWLRRYLEKGKETLQRADPPKTHVTHHPVSDHEATLRCWALGFYPAEITLTWQRDGEEQTQDTELVETRPVGDGTFQKWAAVVVPSGEEQRYTCHVQHEGLPEPLTLRWEPSSQSTITIVGIVAGLAVLAVVVTGAVVAAVMWRRKSSVPSQDIFLLQVEKEGATLRLRPATVSRALMCVSRLEKWGRGQVENSGCGSRTRNTSECRSLTLVHRLISHSLLGANYGNQISVMYT; from the exons ATGC TCATGGCCCCCGGAaccctcctcctgctgctctcGGCGGCCCTGGCCCTGACCGAGACCTGGGCCG GCTCGCACTCCTTGAGGTATTTCAGCGCCGGCACGTCCCGGCCTGGCCGCGGGGAGCCCCGCTTCATCTCCGTGGGCTACGTGGACGACACGCAGTTCCTGCGGTTCGACAGCGACGCCGCGAGTCCGAGGATGGAGCCGCGGGCGCCGTGGGCGGAGCAGGAGGGGCCGGAGTATTGGGAAGAGCAGACAGGGCTCGCCAAGAACATCACACAGTTTTTCCGAGTGGGCCTGGGGAACCTGCGCGGCTACTACAACCAGAGCGAGGCGG GGTCTCACACCCTCCAGTGGATATACGGCTGCGACCTGGGGCCCGACGGGCGACTCCTCCGCGGGTATCACCAGTTCGCCTACGACGGCAAGGATTACATCGCCCTGAACGGTGACCTGCGCTCCTGGACCGCGGCAGACACGGCGGCTCAGATAACTCAGCGCAAGTGGGAGGCGGCCCGCGAGGCAGAGCAGATGAGAGCGCACCTGGAGGGGACGTGCGTGGAGTGGCTCCGCAGATAcctggagaaggggaaggagacgCTGCAGCGCGCGG ACCCCCCAAAGACACACGTGACCCACCACCCCGTCTCTGACCATGAGGCCACCCTGAGGTGCTGGGCCCTGGGCTTCTACCCTGCGGAGATCACATTGACCTGGCAGCGGGATGGGGAGGAGCAAACTCAGGACACCGAGCTTGTGGAGACCAGGCCAGTAGGAGATGGAACCTTCCAGAAGTGGGCAGCTGTGGTGGTGCCTTCTGGAGAAGAGCAGAGATACACGTGCCATGTGCAGCATGAGGGACTGCCGGAGCCCCTCACCCTGAGATGGG AGCCATCTTCCCAGTCCACTATCACCATCGTGGGCATTGTTGCTGGCCTGGCTGTCCTAGCAGTTGTGGTCACTGGAGCTGTGGTCGCTGCTGtgatgtggaggaggaagagctcAG TCCCCTCACAGGACATTTTCTTGCTACAGGTGGAAAAGGAGGGAGCGACTCTCAGGCTGCGT CCAGCGACAGTGTCCAGGGCTCTGATGTGTGTCTCACGGCTTGAAAAG TGGGGTAGAGGCCAGGTAGAGAATTCAGGATGTGGCTCTCGCACAAGGAACACCTCTGAATGCCGCTCTCTGACACTCGTCCACAGACTCATTTCCCACTCACTTCTTGGAGCAAACTATGGAAACCAAATTTCTGTAATGTATACATAA